The Mercurialis annua linkage group LG8, ddMerAnnu1.2, whole genome shotgun sequence genome window below encodes:
- the LOC126661502 gene encoding F-box/kelch-repeat protein At3g06240-like has translation MSDYLSEELVGEILKRLPVKSLLKCRSVCKSWYSVIANPKFISLHLAHTTEANKIYYLVMTECISDEPHFVLYNDNDSFSEFKRLDLHSFHERGNDHFLSYFKFVGSCHGLVCYSIPKFERLIVWNPSIAEFITASLSKLSDGLEEIVGFGFDRKNDDYKFVRIIFSVQDATSPPVAEIFQLGSNSWKTVTVKNVDRDVYGFESCVELNGVIHWFAKIHNGQRKGIASLDLSNEASQELMLPHALAELRYGDRCSLKVYNQLSAAIHYAEFSMKQLCYFRCSIWVMKEYGAAESWTKQFTIDFKNHGGITSVLSLQGNGRILMEVPHNLLATYDPQTERVTPLGIYGLPYLRVYSYVESLVLLKGKSNNKKVEASIEG, from the coding sequence ATGTCAGATTATCTTTCTGAAGAACTTGTGGGTGAAATCCTGAAGAGGCTACCGGTAAAATCTCTACTGAAATGCAGAAGTGTTTGCAAATCATGGTATTCTGTAATCGCAAACCCTAAATTCATTTCCCTTCACTTGGCTCACACCACTGAAGCCAACAAAATCTACTATCTTGTCATGACAGAATGTATTTCTGACGAACCACATTTTGTGTTGTACAATGATAATGACTCATTTAGTGagtttaaacgattggatttgcaTTCATTTCATGAGCGTGGAAATGATCATTTCCTTTCCTATTTCAAATTTGTTGGTTCATGCCATGGTTTGGTTTGCTATTCTATTCCAAAATTTGAGCGCCTGATTGTTTGGAATCCATCAATTGCGGAGTTTATTACAGCATCTTTAAGCAAGCTTTCGGACGGCCTTGAGGAGATTGTTGGATTCGGGTTTGATAGGAAGAACGATGACTACAAATTTGTGAGGATTATTTTTTCTGTGCAAGATGCAACTTCTCCACCAGTTGCTGAAATTTTTCAACTTGGCTCTAATTCTTGGAAGACGGTTACCGTTAAGAATGTAGATCGCGACGTTTATGGTTTCGAATCTTGCGTTGAGTTGAATGGTGTTATTCATTGGTTTGCAAAAATACACAATGGCCAGAGAAAAGGGATAGCATCACTTGATTTGAGCAACGAAGCATCTCAAGAGTTAATGCTCCCTCATGCCCTAGCTGAATTAAGGTACGGTGATCGCTGTTCTTTAAAAGTGTACAACCAGTTATCAGCTGCGATACACTATGCTGAATTCAGTATGAAGCAATTGTGCTATTTTAGATGTTCAATTTGGGTGATGAAAGAGTATGGTGCAGCAGAATCCTGGACTAAACAATTTaccatagattttaaaaatcatgGAGGTATTACGTCAGTGCTAAGCTTACAAGGGAATGGTCGAATTCTTATGGAGGTGCCACACAATTTATTAGCTACTTATGACCCTCAGACAGAAAGGGTCACCCCTCTTGGGATATATGGTCTACCCTACCTCCGGGTGTATTCTTACGTGGAGAGCCTTGTTTTACTCAAGGGAAAA
- the LOC126661501 gene encoding F-box/kelch-repeat protein At3g23880-like produces MLENIHQEILIEILKRLPVRSLLKFRCVSKSWNSLISSSTFISSQVSHSTGPNSSIKSYSFVKQKSVPDCKERFILYNDGDDDEDFTIHRELDEFPYKDQRYLEVIGSCKGLICLSDSRYARFYVWNPIVKKCLTIFSLDSSFVVGFGYDYKKNDYKVVKILHQPEKTKMSIEVKIYEVSTSSWRSKTVANHGFVTFCFGDRKRTYLNGVYHWLARIPGKDGSSSGKLTLASFDLGIEVFKETKIPDELAEDNENHLSLVVCGDSLALIQHLSWKSDDFSWSLGYYENCCIWVLNEYGWSKRRSFGVHDYGGLVRVLSFRRNGKILLQIKNSDLASCDPETQKVTCHGGYPYRSYFKVHDYVESLVLLGSPV; encoded by the coding sequence ATGTTAGAAAATATCCATCAAGAAATTCTGATCGAAATCCTGAAGAGACTTCCGGTTAGATCTCTTCTAAAGTTCCGGTGCGTCAGCAAATCATGGAACTCTCTAATATCAAGCTCCACTTTCATTTCTTCTCAGGTCAGCCACTCCACCGGCCCCAACAGCAGCATCAAATCTTACTCATTCGTCAAGCAAAAATCCGTTCCGGATTGTAAAGAACGGTTCATTTTATATAACGACGGAGACGATGATGAAGATTTCACGATCCATCGAGAACTTGATGAGTTTCCTTACAAAGATCAGAGATATCTTGAGGTTATTGGTTCTTGTAAGGGTTTGATATGTTTATCGGATTCTCGTTACGCTCGTTTTTACGTGTGGAATCCGATCGTGAAAAAATGTCTGACAATTTTTTCGTTGGATAGTTCGTTTGTCGTTGGTTTCGGATATGATTACAAGAAAAACGACTATAAAGTCGTAAAGATTTTGCATCAACCGGAGAAGACTAAGATGTCAATCGAAGTCAAGATTTACGAGGTGAGCACTTCTTCGTGGAGGAGCAAAACTGTTGCGAATCACGGGTTTGTTACGTTCTGTTTTGGTGATCGAAAACGTACTTATTTGAACGGTGTTTATCATTGGCTTGCTCGTATTCCGGGCAAAGACGGATCCTCGTCGGGGAAATTAACATTAGCTTCGTTTGATTTAGGAATCGAGGTGTTCAAAGAAACGAAAATTCCCGACGAATTAGCCGAAGACAACGAAAATCATCTTTCTTTAGTAGTTTGTGGTGATTCATTAGCTTTGATTCAGCATTTATCATGGAAATCTGATGATTTTTCATGGAGTCTTGGGTATTATGAGAATTGTTGCATTTGGGTGTTGAATGAGTATGGTTGGAGTAAACGACGTAGTTTTGGCGTGCATGATTATGGAGGACTAGTTAGAGTACTAAGCTTTAGAAGAAATGGTAAAATTCTgcttcaaataaaaaatagtgaTTTGGCTTCATGTGATCCCGAGACTCAAAAAGTTACTTGTCATGGAGGATATCCTTATCGGAGTTattttaaagtgcatgattacgTCGAAAGTCTCGTCTTGCTCGGATCGCCGGTATAG
- the LOC126661180 gene encoding F-box/kelch-repeat protein At3g23880-like — MSENIHQEILIEILKRLPVRSLLKFRCVSKSWNSLISSSNFISSQVNHSTGRSTNIKSYSFVKQNSVLDCKEQFILYNDGDDDEDFTIHRELDEFPYKDQEYFVIIGSCNGLICLSDSRYVRFYLWNPIINKCLTISSLDSSLVVGFGYDCKKNDYKVVKILHQPERTEEPIEVKIYE, encoded by the coding sequence ATGTCAGAAAATATCCATCAAGAAATTCTGATCGAAATCCTGAAGAGACTTCCGGTGAGATCTCTTCTAAAATTCCGGTGCGTCAGCAAATCATGGAACTCTCTAATATCAAGCTCCAATTTCATTTCTTCTCAGGTCAACCACTCCACCGGCCGTAGCACCAACATCAAATCTTACTCATTTGTCAAGCAAAATTCCGTTCTCGATTGTAAAGAACAGTTCATTTTATACAATGATGGAGACGATGACGAAGATTTTACGATCCATCGAGAGCTCGATGAGTTTCCTTATAAAGATCAGGAGTATTTTGTGATCATCGGTTCATGCAACGGTTTGATATGTTTGTCAGATTCTCGTTACGTTCGTTTTTACTTGTGGAATCCGATCATAAACAAATGTTTGACAATCTCATCGTTAGATAGTTCGCTTGTCGTTGGTTTCGGATATGATTGCAAGAAAAACGACTATAAAGTCGTAAAGATTCTGCATCAACCGGAGAGGACGGAGGAGCCAATCGAAGTCAAGATTTACGagtag